TCAAGTGATTGTCAAAGCAACGTGCGAAGGTGTCCCTACAGATTTCTTAGTGTCCATGAGTCAAGAAGGTGTTGAACTTGAGGGGACTTGGGATGTGCTAGGCATGAGAGGTACCCGTAGTGATGACCTTGTATTGACTGACGTATTTGTTCCTTCTAATGCGCTCCTTGAAACTTATGATAAAAATCGAAAAACAGCTTCATTACCCCCAGCCTGGTTGCTCCATATTCCCGCTGTATACATGGGGATAGCAGAGGCAGCACGGGAAGAGGCAGTTCAATTTGTGTCTTCTTACCAACCGAACACACTTGATGTGCCACTGAAAGATGTACCGCACATTCAAGATAAATTTGGACGAATCGGACTTTCATTAATGGCAGCACGTCATTTTCTATATTCGGTTGCAGAGAAGTGGGATCGTTACCCAGAAGAGCGGATGAACATGCAGGGACAGCTTTTCGCTGCCAAAACGCAAGCAATGAACGCTGCACTGGAAGTTGTTGATCTTTCAATGCGTATTGTAGGAGCGCGAAGCTTAATGAAGAAGAATCATCTGGAACGACTTTATCGAGACGTTAGAGCGGGGCTTCACAATCCTCCGAGTGATGAATTATCGTTACAAGTTCTTGCAATGAAGCAATTTCAAGACTAATTATCTTACTCCTTCCCTTTTGGAAGGAGTTTCTTTTTGTTCTCATATGTGGAAGACATCCCTGTGACTCCCTATTGAAAGGGACCTGTCCTTCCTCTATCCTTTATGGCGTGGCAAAAAGCTACTGAAAGGATGAGATATATGAACAAAACGATCATTGCTATGATGATGATGAGCCTCTTTTTTGCTCTGTTTTCTGCACAAACTCATCAGGTAGCGGCCGTATCATTGATGAAAGTAAAGCCTAAGATTGAGAATGAGATTAATGAAGAAGTTGTATTAAACGAAACTTTATCTGAACCAGAAACGAAACAGGAGGTTGCCTTATTGCTTAACCTTCCTGTAAAAAATATGAACGATGTTAAGAAAGTAACAAAGGATCAATTTACTGTATCGAACTATTCTGTAGAAGAAATTGAAATGTTGGCCAAATTGGTTAATGGAGAAGCAAGAGGTGAATCGTTTGAAGGGAAAGTAGCGGTAGCTGCTGTAACAGTCAATCGAACACTTTCTGCAAGATTTCCAAATAGCATTAAAGAAGTGATTTTTGAAAGTGGTGCTTATACTGCAGTATCTGACGGTCAATATGATCAAAAGCCAGGAGCAGAATCATATAAGGCTGTCTATGCGGCCCTTAGTGGTAGAGACCCAAGTTCAGGAGCTTTGTTTTATTACAATCCTGATATTGCAACAGACGATTGGATTCGTACAAGGCATATAATCAAAGAGATTGGAAAACATGTCTTCACAAGATAAAATCCTCCTGATAAAGGAGGATTTTATGATATCATCGACGTGTACACACAGTTAGATGAAGGAGTGAAGCGACTATGTCAGAGAAAAAAACGTTTCAGCCAGGAGAAATAGTAACGGCAGGTTATAAAACGGGGAGATATATTGGAGAAGTCGTCGATATGAAGTCCCCCAAAGCTGTGATTAAGGTTCTTGCTGTCATCAAGCATCCAACTCAGGGAGACCTTCATAATCCCAAGCAGCTCGATGTTCCTCTTTTTCACCAGCGAAAAGCGTTAGCACAATTCGAGAAAGCGCTCGTTCCAATGTCAGCCATTAACCATTACGAAGGAAATGTTCCTGATTATAACGATTCACTGAAGGAAGCGCTTGAAACACAATCCGCAGAGCTCAAGCACGAAGGCGGAAGATGGGCCGAAGCATCTCTTATCGAAATCGAAAAGCTTAAAGACGACTACTTCCCATCAAGGTAATCTTCTTTACATCAGACTTCGAATCCGGTAAGATATAGTATTGATTTAGGCTCTTGGTTTAGAGCTTGATTGAAGAAGACGTAAAGGGTGGTTTTTGATTTGCAATCAGAAGCTTCAGCATATCAAGTGCTGTTATATTATCAATATGTAGAAATAGAAGATCCGGATTATTTTGCTCGAAAGCATCTTAAGTATTGTCAATCACTCAATTTAAAAGGTCGAGTCCTTGTAGGCAAAGAGGGCATAAATGGAACGGTTTCAGGAACCGTTGAGGATACTGAGCGCTACATGGACGAACTAAAAGCAGATGAACGCTTTCGTGATATGGTTTTCAAAGTTGATGAAGCAGAAGGTCATGCTTTTAAAAAGATGCACGTACGTCCGCGCGAAGAAATCGTTTCACTAAAGCTTGAGGAAGATGTAAACCCGAAAGAAATAACCGGGAATTATCTTGAGCCAAAGGAATTTATGGAAGCATTAGAAGATGATGATGTAATTGTTATCGATGCACGAAATGATTATGAGTACGATATTGGTCATTTTCGCAATGCAATTCGTCCTGATATAAAGGCTTTTCGAGATCTTCCGAACTGGATTGAACAAAATCTTTCGGACCAAAAAGATAAGAAAGTATTAACTTATTGTACAGGTGGAATTCGCTGTGAGAAATTTTCTGGTTACTTAATGAAAAAAGGTTTTTCCGACGTTTCACAGCTTCATGGAGGAATTGTAACGTATGGTAAAGACCCGGAGGTACAAGGGAAATATTTTGATGGCAAGTGCTTTGTATTTGATGATCGTCTTGCTGTTAATGTAAACCGTACCGATGAAGATACAGTTGTAGGGAAATGCTACCATTGTGAGGAGCCAGCAGATACTTATATCAATTGTGCTAATGTACAGTGCGACAAGCTTCATATCGTCTGTGATTCTTGCAAAGAGGAGTATAACCATTATTGTTCTTCTGCATGTGAAGAAGAAGTTCGTATGATCCAATCGTAACGCAGCGGCTAACGCTGCGTTTTTTCTTACCGTGAAACAAGAGAGGGGGCGCGTGAAGATGTGCTTAATTGCTGTAGCTCAAAATGTTCATCCTACATACCCATTTATACTCGTAGCCAACCGAGATGAATTCTACGAGCGTCCAACAAAACCTGCGAACTATTGGGAAGATGTACCAGAACTACTTGCGGGGCGTGATTTAAAGGCTATGGGAACATGGCTAGGGGTTACAACAAACGGAAGAATTGCAGCCCTTACGAATTATCGAGAAGCGAATGAGCAGCCTAAAAGTCTATCAAGGGGTGATCTAACGGCCGATTACTTACGTGATCATCAATCCCCATTATCATACCTAGAAAAGGTTCGACAAAAGAAAGATCAGTACAATGGATTTAATTTAATCATAGGAGATTTTAAGAGCCTTTATTATTATTCAAATCGGCAGGATCAAATTTCAAAACTAGAGAACGGTGTTCACGCTGTAAGTAATCACTTACTGAATACGAGCTGGCCAAAGGTTGAGCAGCTTAAAGAAGAATTGAAACACTATTTAAGTGCAGAAAAGAACCTCGATCAGAATCGTCTTTTTGAAATGCTTTCTCATGCTGAGCCGGCACCTGATCATTTATTACCACAGACAGGCGTGCCGATCGAATGGGAAAGGATGCTTTCACCTGTTTTTATTAAGTCGGATCATTACGGAACGAGGGCGCAAACTGTTATTATGGTTTCACAAAATGGAGAAGTTACTTTCGTTGAGAGGTCAGGAGAAGATCAGGAAAATTATTACCAATTTAATCTTGATGAAGCATAATTGCGCTCTAAGTGAATAAATTATGTGTTACCTGTAACTTTTGCCGATAGATCGATGGTGAAAAAAGATTCGGGTTTAACAACAGAAAAATAGGGTACTGAGAATTATTACTTATGAGGAGGGGTTTTTTTGAAAAGAAAGCGTCACTATGTTGAAGATCAGCTTTTGCGGGAATCAACCGACATGAAAGAGTACCGAAAATATGATTCTGAAATGGTGACTAAAAAAAGACCAATACTCCGCCAAAATAAAAAGAAAAAACCACTTATTCAAACGCCAGTATAAGCAGGGGAGAGCGCTCCCTGCTTTTTTCTATGTCAAAAATTGAGTGCTTAACTATGGGGATTAATTTTTTTGTGAAAAAGGGTTGTGTTTTTTTCGGGTCGGTGATAAGATAAGTCTTGTCCTTGAAAAAACACAATAAAAAAAGTGTTGACGAGACAAAAGATGATATTGTATAATAATGAAGTCGCTGTTTAACGGAGGATTAGCTCAGCTGGGAGAGCATCTGCCTTACAAGCAGAGGGTCGGCGGTTCGAGCCCGTCATCCTCCACCATTTATTTTTGGTGATTTTCATTAAATTATGCCGGCCTAGCTCAATTGGTAGAGCAACTGACTTGTAATCAGTAGGTTGGGGGTTCAAGTCCTCTGGCCGGCACCACACATGCGGGTGTGGCGGAATTGGCAGACGCGCTAGACTTAGGATCTAGTGTCTTACGACGTGGGGGTTCAAGTCCCTTCACCCGCACCATAGAATATGCGCCCGTAGCTCAATTGGATAGAGCGTCTGACTACGGATCAGAAGGTTAGGGATTCGACTTCTCTCGGGCGCACCATATTGGGGCCTTAGCTCAGCTGGGAGAGCGCCTGCCTTGCACGCAGGAGGTCAGCGGTTCGATCCCGCTAGGCTCCACCATATATATTTTCATGTTTTCGGAGGAATACCCAAGTCTGGCTGAAGGGATCGGTCTTGAAAACCGACAGGGGCTTAGTCGCCCGCGGGGGTTCGAATCCCTCTTCCTCCTCCATATTTGCGGGTGTAGTTTAGTGGTAAAACCTCAGCCTTCCAAGCTGATGTCGTGGGTTCGATCCCCATCACCCGCTCCATTTTGTTGGCCCGTTGGTCAAGCGGTTAAGACACCGCCCTTTCACGGCGGTATCACGGGTTCGATTCCCGTACGGGTCACCAACTAAATTTTCATAAACTTTATTGGCTCAAGCATACTCAAAGAGGTGCTTTTTTTGTTGTTTTCAATTCGGTACGTCTTATCAGAATACAGCATACAGTGACTGTATAAGAGAGGGGATGGACCGAATGTATTATGAAGAACATGAGCATATTGCTTATCATTATGACAACACAGATGCCTATCGTCAGCAACCGGTAGCTCCAACATCGAGCCCACCAGCATCACCGCCTCCTAGACCACAGTCAGCACAAGCTGGAACATTTGCTGTAGATCCAGGATCCATTAGAAGGTGTATGTATCGGTTTACTTATATTTGGATGAGAGGCGGCAATTCATTTTGGTTTTGGCCAGTATATGTAGGGCGTACTTCTGTTTCGGGGTTTCGCTGGACCGGTAGAAGATGGGTGTATACAGGCATAAGTCTGAGAAGAATTGATATGTTTACTTGTTAATAGGTGGAGCGCTTACATGAAGCGCTCTTTTTTAAATGAAAAGCTTCGTTAGCTTATACTTTTGATTCTTGTTTTTTTGCTCGAAGCGATTGGTCATCCTAGAGCATAAATGACCCAAAAGTCAACAACGTTCGTTAACATAGCCAAATGAAAATTAATGAAAAATCGTCTAAACATCTGGCTTTTTTGAGAAGATCATGCGAGAATAATACTAACTATTGATCTTCGAAAGTCAGGTGCACATAATGAAATTCCCTCTTTGGATGAGAAAGTTATTTGTAGCATTTGTTGCTGTTATTACGCTTGGAACTGTGATTCCTACTGGATATCTAGCAGATGACAAAACAGAGGCATCAGAGAATTATCAAGAAGAAAACCATCTTCTTATTGAGCCGAGGGACGAGCCTGATAAGGCGATAGAACCTCTTGTTGATCAGTATGATTGGCCCATCATAGCTCAGGACGCTTCTTCTTCTGAACTACTGACGCATTTTGTAAGCTATGCAAGCAATCAATCCGAGCAACTCGGGCTAACAAAATTCGGTGAAACGATCTCAACTCGAGTCGGAAACGAGTATCGAGATGC
The sequence above is drawn from the Pseudalkalibacillus hwajinpoensis genome and encodes:
- a CDS encoding acyl-CoA dehydrogenase family protein, which encodes MIDKFVRNERDHKLLELANKHRAELKESATHIDQEAYIPDSIIASMKESGFTSLTIPEEFGGGGLSLYELVLVQEELGKGEGSGALSLGWHLGVLKDLSDRRPWNPSTYERLCRHVVDGTLINRAQTEEETGDPTRGGMPATIATAVEGGYKITGRKTFTTLSPHLNQVIVKATCEGVPTDFLVSMSQEGVELEGTWDVLGMRGTRSDDLVLTDVFVPSNALLETYDKNRKTASLPPAWLLHIPAVYMGIAEAAREEAVQFVSSYQPNTLDVPLKDVPHIQDKFGRIGLSLMAARHFLYSVAEKWDRYPEERMNMQGQLFAAKTQAMNAALEVVDLSMRIVGARSLMKKNHLERLYRDVRAGLHNPPSDELSLQVLAMKQFQD
- a CDS encoding cell wall hydrolase, producing MNKTIIAMMMMSLFFALFSAQTHQVAAVSLMKVKPKIENEINEEVVLNETLSEPETKQEVALLLNLPVKNMNDVKKVTKDQFTVSNYSVEEIEMLAKLVNGEARGESFEGKVAVAAVTVNRTLSARFPNSIKEVIFESGAYTAVSDGQYDQKPGAESYKAVYAALSGRDPSSGALFYYNPDIATDDWIRTRHIIKEIGKHVFTR
- a CDS encoding kinase-associated lipoprotein B; translation: MSEKKTFQPGEIVTAGYKTGRYIGEVVDMKSPKAVIKVLAVIKHPTQGDLHNPKQLDVPLFHQRKALAQFEKALVPMSAINHYEGNVPDYNDSLKEALETQSAELKHEGGRWAEASLIEIEKLKDDYFPSR
- a CDS encoding rhodanese-related sulfurtransferase, with the protein product MQSEASAYQVLLYYQYVEIEDPDYFARKHLKYCQSLNLKGRVLVGKEGINGTVSGTVEDTERYMDELKADERFRDMVFKVDEAEGHAFKKMHVRPREEIVSLKLEEDVNPKEITGNYLEPKEFMEALEDDDVIVIDARNDYEYDIGHFRNAIRPDIKAFRDLPNWIEQNLSDQKDKKVLTYCTGGIRCEKFSGYLMKKGFSDVSQLHGGIVTYGKDPEVQGKYFDGKCFVFDDRLAVNVNRTDEDTVVGKCYHCEEPADTYINCANVQCDKLHIVCDSCKEEYNHYCSSACEEEVRMIQS
- a CDS encoding NRDE family protein, translated to MCLIAVAQNVHPTYPFILVANRDEFYERPTKPANYWEDVPELLAGRDLKAMGTWLGVTTNGRIAALTNYREANEQPKSLSRGDLTADYLRDHQSPLSYLEKVRQKKDQYNGFNLIIGDFKSLYYYSNRQDQISKLENGVHAVSNHLLNTSWPKVEQLKEELKHYLSAEKNLDQNRLFEMLSHAEPAPDHLLPQTGVPIEWERMLSPVFIKSDHYGTRAQTVIMVSQNGEVTFVERSGEDQENYYQFNLDEA
- a CDS encoding transporter — protein: MYYEEHEHIAYHYDNTDAYRQQPVAPTSSPPASPPPRPQSAQAGTFAVDPGSIRRCMYRFTYIWMRGGNSFWFWPVYVGRTSVSGFRWTGRRWVYTGISLRRIDMFTC
- a CDS encoding YpjP family protein produces the protein MKFPLWMRKLFVAFVAVITLGTVIPTGYLADDKTEASENYQEENHLLIEPRDEPDKAIEPLVDQYDWPIIAQDASSSELLTHFVSYASNQSEQLGLTKFGETISTRVGNEYRDAIVPKMTEAIATSVENLDEDTLRSLRLTDNPSGGYGERILHVYNEQSGEDLLRFHVRRDHPPQDGYWFNFHYHEANDDFEEHYEVGKIYWDKNTPPKWLS